The window CACTTGTAGAAAGTATTTCATGGGATTGTTTCATAAGATTCCTGTATTTATTAAAGGTTAAATGCAAGGATGATAAGCTTGTTGCAAGATAAATACTTAATTCTTTAGAAATGCGTTAAATATTTAATAAAATACTATATCTGTTTTATTATTTTACAATATTTAAATTTGATAGCATTTCAAAAACTTAATTATTGCTTAGTTATAAAGTAACTAAGCAATTAACTATTTATGTTTATAAAAAAGATATAAATCAGTAGGTTTTGAATAGTACTGCCTTGTAAATCATTGTTTAAAGATGGTATAATTCTAACCCAAGCTCAATAACTTTTCCCCAGCTTCTTTCAAGGAACCATCCCCATTAACATAATAATATAGAGTGGCTTTCTTTATCCCTAGTTTCTTTGCAACCTCTTGGGTTACTGACTTACGATTCGACATAGCAGCTATTGCCATTTGTAATGTTGCTATATCCATTTTGCGTGGCCTACCTCCTAATCTACCTCTTGCTGATAATAAACCAGCTTTAGTCCTTTCTATTATCAATTCTCTTTCATACTCTGCTATAGCTCCAAATATGCCAAACACTAACCTTCCGTTAGGTGTATTAGTATCAATCTGTGCTCCCTGCCCTGTCAATACTTTGAATCCTATATCTCTCTTTCTTAAGTCTTCTACTATATTTATTAGATGATTTAAGCTCCTGCCTAATCTATCTAATTTCCATACTACTAAAGTATTTCCCGGTTGTAACGACTTAAGGCATGAAACTAATCCCGGCCTGTCATCTTTTTTACCTGAAGCATAATCTTGATACATTCTATCTACTAATACTCCTGCTTGTATTAAAGCATCTTTTTGTAAATCCAATGTTTGAGAATTATCATCCTTTGAAACTCTCG is drawn from Candidatus Jidaibacter acanthamoeba and contains these coding sequences:
- a CDS encoding recombinase family protein → MLIGYARVSKDDNSQTLDLQKDALIQAGVLVDRMYQDYASGKKDDRPGLVSCLKSLQPGNTLVVWKLDRLGRSLNHLINIVEDLRKRDIGFKVLTGQGAQIDTNTPNGRLVFGIFGAIAEYERELIIERTKAGLLSARGRLGGRPRKMDIATLQMAIAAMSNRKSVTQEVAKKLGIKKATLYYYVNGDGSLKEAGEKLLSLG